From a single Brassica napus cultivar Da-Ae chromosome C9, Da-Ae, whole genome shotgun sequence genomic region:
- the LOC106429087 gene encoding cytochrome B5-like protein — translation MIAVIGLLLGFLLSALFSIQAKRRRSNDHQETKRYPVDLIPKSYSKSEVAEHNKRDDCWIIIKDKVYDVTSYVEEHPGGDAILDHAGDDSTDGFFGPQHATRVFDMIEDFYIGQLRK, via the coding sequence atgatagcTGTGATTGGATTGCTTCTGGGTTTTCTACTTTCAGCATTGTTCTCGATCCAAGCGAAGCGAAGAAGATCAAACGACCATCAAGAGACGAAGCGATATCCTGTAGATTTAATTCCTAAAAGCTACAGCAAGAGTGAAGTCGCAGAGCATAACAAAAGAGACGATTGTTGGATCATAATCAAAGACAAAGTCTACGACGTTACTTCTTATGTGGAAGAGCATCCTGGTGGTGACGCCATTCTAGATCACGCTGGTGATGATTCTACTGATGGGTTTTTCGGACCGCAACACGCGACTCGTGTTTTCGACATGATCGAGGATTTCTACATCGGACAACTTCGCAAGTAA
- the LOC125592491 gene encoding WD repeat-containing protein 76-like: MATEYERKRLENIRRNDEMMASLNVHAKASLLSASTKRSRDHPKSLKKQQQKKKESEAPIVKRQSLRTRGLTPDSDGLPHGVSECPKGLPFPQYVSLRVLAPLPLDDGDGSHSQFVDTLSGITRKPNGETSTVTENDDDSFDLGSLCLEPHDVKRVVPERVLVVKFLPCEGVKLVAAGDKDGNVGFWNLDCQNEEEDGGVSLFKPHTYSVTSLVFQQNSFSKVITSSYDGLIRLMDVEKMVFDRTKISYRPNGQKKI; the protein is encoded by the exons ATGGCGACAGAGTACGAACGCAAAAGACTGGAGAACATTAGACGGAACGATGAGATGATGGCTTCTCTCAACGTCCACGCCAAAGCTTCTCTCCTCTCCGCCTCAACCAAACGCTCCCGAGACCACCCTAAATCACTCAAGAAGcagcagcagaagaagaaggaatcCGAAGCCCCCATTGTAAAACGACAGTCTCTACGCACCAGAGGCTTAACCCCAGATTCCGATGGCTTACCCCACGGTGTTTCAGAGTGTCCGAAAGGTCTCCCTTTTCCCCAATACGTATCTCTTCGTGTATTAGCTCCTCTTCCTCTAGATGATGGAGATGGCTCCCATTCTCAGTTCGTTGATACTCTTTCCGGTATTACCAGAAAACCCAACGGAGAAACTTCAACGGTTACCGAGAATGATGATGATAGTTTTGATCTTGGATCCTTGTGTTTAGAACCACATGATGTAAAACGTGTTGTGCCTGAGAGAGTTCTGGTTGTAAAGTTCTTACCTTGCGAGGGTGTTAAGCTGGTTGCTGCAGGAGACAAGGATGGGAACGTTGGCTTTTGGAATCTTGATTGTCAGAACGAGGAAGAGGATGGTGGTGTATCTCTCTTCAAGCCTCACACTTATTCAGTTACATCTCTTGTCTTTCAACAAAACTCTTTCTCAAAG GTTATTACCAGCAGCTACGATGGTCTAATCAGGTTGATGGATGTTGAAAAGATGGTTTTTGATCGGACAAAAATCTCTTATAGACcaaatggtcaaaaaaaaatctag